Proteins co-encoded in one Kutzneria chonburiensis genomic window:
- a CDS encoding FAD-dependent monooxygenase has translation MNVIISGAGPNGLMLACELALAGVRPVVLERLPEPSNEPKANGLVGEVVRLVDHRGLYEALAGRPGPPVPNSGFSLTPACISTSGCSTRAPCTCCRRRSGRSSRC, from the coding sequence GTGAACGTGATCATTTCCGGGGCCGGGCCCAACGGGCTGATGCTGGCCTGTGAGCTGGCGCTGGCCGGGGTGCGGCCGGTGGTGCTGGAGCGGCTGCCGGAACCGAGCAACGAGCCCAAGGCCAACGGTCTCGTCGGCGAGGTCGTGCGACTCGTCGACCACCGCGGCCTGTACGAGGCGTTGGCCGGCCGCCCCGGCCCGCCGGTGCCGAATTCCGGTTTTTCCCTTACGCCGGCCTGTATCTCAACCTCGGGCTGCTCGACCAGAGCCCCTTGCACGTGTTGCCGGCGCCGCAGCGGAAGATCGTCGAGGTGCTGA
- a CDS encoding threonine ammonia-lyase: MVDITDIEAAAERIAGHVLRTPTLASPGLSALLGVPVTVKLELLQLGGSFKVRGAAAKLLTLTDAERAAGVVAVSGGNHAIGVAVMAGALGVAATVIMPRTAPVQAASAARAAGADVRLTEDMAGAFALMDQLQQTGMTLLHPFADPVVLAGQGTVGLELSDDAGELTDVLVSIGGGALISGVAVALHARRPDIRVWGVETVGAQAMTDALAAGGPVPTSLSSLVSTLSAPTVSQLTYDHVSTVVTEVLLVTDAEAVQGTLDLADHAKVWAEPAAGCLLPAARQVLARVGSDAKLGFVVCGGNATTADVFRWSR, translated from the coding sequence GTGGTCGACATCACGGACATCGAGGCCGCGGCCGAGCGGATCGCCGGGCATGTGCTGCGCACGCCCACCCTGGCCAGTCCCGGCCTGTCCGCCCTGCTCGGCGTGCCCGTCACGGTCAAACTGGAGCTGCTCCAGCTCGGCGGTTCGTTCAAGGTTCGCGGCGCCGCCGCCAAACTCCTGACCCTGACCGACGCCGAGCGGGCCGCCGGGGTCGTCGCGGTCAGCGGCGGCAACCACGCCATCGGCGTCGCGGTCATGGCCGGTGCCCTCGGCGTCGCCGCCACCGTCATCATGCCCCGTACCGCCCCCGTCCAGGCCGCCTCCGCCGCCCGCGCCGCCGGGGCCGACGTCCGCCTGACCGAGGACATGGCCGGCGCCTTCGCCTTGATGGACCAGCTCCAGCAGACCGGGATGACCTTGCTCCATCCCTTCGCCGATCCCGTCGTCCTGGCCGGGCAGGGCACCGTCGGCCTCGAGCTCAGCGACGATGCCGGCGAGTTGACCGACGTGCTCGTCAGCATCGGTGGCGGCGCGCTGATCTCCGGTGTCGCCGTCGCCCTGCATGCCCGCCGCCCTGACATTCGGGTGTGGGGCGTGGAAACCGTTGGCGCTCAGGCCATGACCGACGCTTTGGCGGCCGGCGGGCCGGTGCCGACCTCGTTGTCCTCCCTCGTGTCGACCTTGAGCGCCCCGACGGTCTCCCAGCTCACCTACGACCATGTGTCCACTGTGGTCACCGAGGTGCTGCTGGTCACCGATGCCGAGGCCGTGCAAGGAACTCTGGACCTGGCCGACCACGCCAAGGTCTGGGCCGAGCCCGCCGCCGGCTGCCTGCTGCCGGCCGCCCGGCAGGTCCTGGCCCGGGTCGGGAGCGATGCCAAGCTCGGCTTTGTGGTGTGCGGCGGCAACGCGACCACCGCGGACGTGTTCCGGTGGTCACGATGA
- a CDS encoding esterase/lipase family protein, whose protein sequence is MSPRRRLLFALVGVVVVVLGAVVAVRAWPGPATALAPDRPGTVVLVPGFGGDRTSLEPLAARIRADGRNAVILTLPGDGTGDLVQQTKVLDDAVSTALKGGTSSVDIVGYSAGGVVARLWVADNKGRAQRIVTMGSPLHGTTLAAEGGALAPGACPTACQQLAPGSAVLAPIAGAADIPWMSIWTEDDQTVTPPDSARLPGAVNVPLQQVCPGARVSHEQLPTDPRVIGLVLDGLTGRALSECPREGVS, encoded by the coding sequence TTGAGCCCCAGGCGACGGCTGCTGTTCGCGCTGGTCGGAGTCGTCGTCGTGGTGCTGGGGGCGGTGGTCGCGGTGCGCGCGTGGCCAGGCCCTGCGACGGCGCTGGCCCCGGATCGGCCCGGAACCGTGGTGCTGGTGCCGGGGTTCGGTGGCGACCGGACGTCGCTGGAGCCGCTGGCCGCCAGAATCCGGGCCGATGGCCGCAATGCCGTGATCCTGACGCTGCCGGGTGACGGAACCGGCGATCTCGTGCAGCAGACCAAGGTTCTCGACGACGCCGTCAGCACTGCCCTTAAGGGCGGCACTTCGTCCGTTGACATCGTGGGCTATTCGGCGGGCGGCGTGGTGGCCCGGCTGTGGGTGGCCGACAACAAGGGCCGGGCCCAACGCATTGTCACGATGGGGTCCCCGCTGCACGGCACCACGCTGGCCGCTGAGGGCGGCGCGCTTGCGCCGGGCGCGTGCCCGACGGCGTGCCAACAGCTGGCGCCGGGCAGCGCGGTGCTGGCGCCGATCGCCGGGGCGGCCGACATCCCGTGGATGTCGATCTGGACCGAGGACGACCAGACGGTGACGCCGCCGGACTCGGCTCGTCTGCCGGGGGCGGTCAACGTGCCGTTGCAGCAGGTCTGCCCGGGTGCGCGGGTGTCGCACGAGCAGCTGCCGACCGATCCTCGGGTGATCGGGCTCGTGCTGGACGGCCTGACCGGCCGGGCTTTGTCCGAATGTCCTAGGGAGGGTGTTTCGTAG
- a CDS encoding FAD-dependent monooxygenase: protein MLPAPQRKIVEVLTERAVELGVEIRHGHELVGLKQDSTTVTVEVDGPDGRYELSATYLVGADGARSAVRKLSGIDFGGVTYDRRTMRMAHATVPADWVDPTTRGLKIPGHGLALPFLGIRTEQGGFSYAPLPDHPPTISTVEWDQPPTDEPMTMDELRASVRRVLGVDIPLGEPEGDGPHLMNRLTRGHNRVAARFRDGRVFLLGDAAHILAYGGGGLNLGMQDAANLGWKLAAEINGTAPAGLLDTYDTERRVAAERMLTYGYATNALVAPGSDVTALRVLFAELLGDPAATKRIAELLAGSDIRYDMGVEEPHPLVGRFAPALDLVTPDGPKRLAELACTGRPLLLDFTGTLGVFQGPIDVITAEPVEGLPAAVLIRPDNYVAWASSTADGLSEALDRWFGVAVNHV from the coding sequence GTGTTGCCGGCGCCGCAGCGGAAGATCGTCGAGGTGCTGACCGAGCGGGCGGTCGAGCTCGGCGTCGAGATCCGTCACGGCCACGAACTCGTTGGCCTGAAACAGGATTCCACAACGGTGACGGTCGAGGTCGACGGCCCGGACGGTCGTTACGAGCTGTCGGCGACCTACCTCGTCGGTGCCGACGGCGCGCGGAGCGCGGTACGCAAGCTGTCGGGCATCGACTTCGGCGGCGTCACCTACGACCGGCGCACCATGCGCATGGCCCACGCCACCGTGCCGGCCGACTGGGTCGATCCGACCACGCGCGGCCTCAAGATCCCCGGTCACGGCCTCGCGTTGCCGTTCCTCGGCATCCGTACCGAGCAGGGCGGCTTTTCCTATGCGCCACTGCCGGATCACCCGCCGACGATCTCCACCGTCGAGTGGGACCAGCCGCCCACCGACGAGCCGATGACCATGGACGAGCTGCGGGCCAGCGTGCGCCGGGTGCTCGGTGTCGACATCCCGCTGGGCGAGCCCGAGGGCGACGGGCCGCACCTGATGAACCGCCTGACGCGGGGCCATAACCGCGTCGCGGCACGGTTCCGTGACGGCCGCGTGTTCCTGCTCGGCGATGCCGCGCACATCCTGGCCTACGGCGGTGGCGGCCTCAACCTGGGCATGCAGGACGCCGCCAACCTCGGCTGGAAGCTCGCCGCCGAGATCAACGGCACCGCGCCGGCCGGACTGCTCGACACGTACGACACCGAGCGTCGCGTCGCCGCCGAGCGCATGCTCACCTACGGCTACGCGACCAACGCGCTGGTCGCGCCGGGCAGCGACGTCACCGCCCTGCGGGTGTTGTTCGCCGAGCTGCTCGGCGATCCCGCTGCCACCAAACGGATCGCCGAGCTGCTGGCCGGCTCGGACATCCGCTACGACATGGGCGTCGAGGAGCCGCATCCACTGGTCGGCCGGTTCGCCCCGGCGCTGGACCTGGTCACGCCGGACGGTCCGAAGCGGCTGGCCGAGCTCGCCTGTACCGGCCGTCCGCTGCTGCTCGACTTCACCGGAACCCTCGGCGTTTTCCAGGGCCCGATCGATGTGATCACCGCCGAACCGGTCGAGGGCCTTCCGGCCGCGGTGTTGATCAGGCCGGACAACTACGTGGCCTGGGCGTCCTCGACCGCGGACGGCTTGTCGGAGGCGCTCGACCGCTGGTTCGGCGTGGCCGTGAACCATGTCTGA
- a CDS encoding NAD(P)/FAD-dependent oxidoreductase translates to MNDNYDVIVIGGGAAGLSGALTLSRARRKVLVIDAGRPRNAPAGGAHNYLGREGVNPLELLRIGRGEVESYGGEIVQGEAVKASGKNGGFTVELADGSTVDGRRLLVATGLTDELPDIGGVAERWGKDVLHCPYCHGWEVRDQSIGVIASTPISVHQALIWRQWSERITFYANDSVELDETQRRQFAARGITVVEGRVRSLDDLNHDAFVVTAKARSNADVLTALGLEVADHPAGTYVPADGEATAIPGVWVAGNVTNLMEQVIGAAAAGVRAGAAINMDLIEEETELAVAQLPA, encoded by the coding sequence ATGAACGATAACTACGACGTGATCGTGATCGGCGGGGGTGCGGCTGGGCTGAGCGGCGCGCTGACGTTAAGCCGGGCCCGGCGCAAGGTGCTGGTGATCGATGCCGGGCGGCCGCGCAACGCCCCGGCCGGCGGCGCGCACAACTACCTCGGGCGGGAAGGCGTGAATCCGCTGGAGCTGCTGCGCATCGGGCGTGGCGAGGTGGAGTCGTACGGTGGGGAAATCGTCCAGGGTGAGGCGGTGAAGGCGTCCGGAAAGAACGGTGGCTTCACGGTCGAGCTGGCCGATGGGTCCACTGTGGACGGCCGACGGCTGCTGGTGGCGACCGGGCTGACCGACGAGCTCCCGGACATCGGCGGCGTGGCCGAGCGGTGGGGCAAGGACGTGCTGCACTGCCCGTACTGCCACGGCTGGGAAGTCCGGGACCAGAGCATCGGAGTCATCGCCAGCACCCCGATCTCGGTGCACCAGGCCCTGATCTGGCGGCAGTGGAGCGAGCGGATCACCTTCTACGCCAACGACTCCGTGGAACTGGACGAAACGCAGCGCCGGCAGTTCGCGGCGCGCGGGATCACCGTGGTCGAAGGCAGGGTGCGGAGCCTGGACGACCTGAACCACGACGCCTTCGTCGTCACGGCCAAGGCCCGCTCGAACGCGGACGTGCTGACGGCGTTGGGCCTGGAGGTGGCCGATCACCCGGCCGGCACCTACGTGCCGGCCGACGGGGAGGCGACGGCGATCCCGGGCGTGTGGGTGGCGGGCAACGTCACGAACCTCATGGAGCAGGTGATCGGCGCGGCGGCGGCCGGCGTCCGGGCCGGGGCGGCGATCAACATGGACCTGATCGAGGAGGAGACCGAACTGGCCGTGGCCCAGCTGCCGGCGTAA
- a CDS encoding ABC transporter ATP-binding protein: MIVTRGLTKRYGSVLAVDGVDLNVREGDRYGFLGPNGSGKTTLVRMLLGLVYATSGEIEVLGSPMPRRAAEVLPQIGAMVEGPAAYPHLSGRRNLSLLDASGPGGSRRTRRSRIEEALARVGLSGIDRRPVKAYSLGMRQRLGLAAALLRQPRLLILDEPTNGLDPKGIHEIRDLLIELNATGTTVFLSSHLLSEVEQLCTRVGIVDRGRLVLEDELAAIRRATGLVLVQSPDAADVVPLLNGQLVARDGENLVIRHEDPATLNATLVAAGLRVASIAPQRRTLEQVVLEVTGTGSDRVDAS, translated from the coding sequence ATGATCGTCACCCGCGGGCTGACCAAGCGCTACGGTTCCGTGCTCGCCGTCGACGGCGTCGACCTGAACGTGCGCGAGGGTGACCGGTACGGCTTCTTGGGGCCCAACGGTTCCGGCAAGACCACGCTCGTACGCATGCTGTTGGGGCTGGTCTACGCCACCAGCGGCGAGATCGAGGTGCTCGGCTCGCCGATGCCGCGCCGGGCCGCCGAGGTGTTGCCGCAGATCGGCGCCATGGTCGAGGGTCCCGCCGCGTATCCGCACCTGTCCGGCCGTCGCAACCTCTCCCTGCTCGACGCCAGCGGTCCCGGCGGCAGCCGCCGCACCCGCCGGTCCCGCATCGAGGAAGCCCTTGCCCGAGTTGGCCTTTCGGGCATCGATCGACGTCCCGTCAAGGCCTATTCGCTCGGCATGCGGCAGCGCCTCGGCCTCGCCGCCGCATTGTTGCGGCAACCCCGGCTGCTCATCCTCGACGAGCCCACCAATGGCCTCGACCCCAAGGGCATTCACGAGATCCGGGACCTGCTGATCGAGCTCAACGCCACCGGCACCACCGTTTTCCTGTCCAGCCACTTGCTTTCCGAGGTCGAGCAGCTCTGCACCCGTGTCGGCATCGTTGACCGCGGGCGGCTGGTGTTGGAGGACGAATTGGCCGCCATTCGCCGCGCCACCGGATTGGTGTTGGTGCAGAGCCCCGACGCCGCCGATGTGGTGCCCTTGCTCAACGGCCAGCTCGTCGCCCGTGACGGAGAGAACCTGGTGATACGACACGAGGATCCCGCCACGTTGAACGCCACCCTGGTCGCCGCCGGGCTGCGGGTGGCGTCCATCGCCCCGCAGCGGCGGACGTTGGAGCAGGTGGTGTTGGAAGTGACCGGCACCGGCTCCGACCGGGTGGACGCCTCGTGA
- a CDS encoding class I SAM-dependent methyltransferase encodes MSHAMDGSPVELYALLPAFGEPELIHGAIPAGATVLELGAGTGRVTQPLAALGHPVLAVDSSADMLAHVRDAETLLAHIESLRLGRRFDAVLLASHLINTPDASQRQALLATAAHHVQGQVLIQWHPPAWFDRVDSTSHQAGPVTITVRDIARDGNLLSATVHYDGAGHHWEHPFTALRLSIADTIAELAAAGLRFGDWLTDDQTWFTATPNQRSSASDKPSAVEDAQAT; translated from the coding sequence ATGAGCCACGCGATGGACGGCAGCCCGGTCGAGCTCTACGCGCTGCTGCCGGCGTTCGGTGAACCCGAGCTGATCCACGGTGCGATCCCGGCCGGTGCGACCGTGCTGGAACTGGGCGCGGGGACCGGCCGGGTGACGCAACCGCTTGCGGCGCTGGGACATCCGGTGCTGGCGGTGGACAGCTCCGCCGACATGCTGGCGCACGTCCGTGATGCCGAGACGCTGCTGGCGCACATCGAGTCGCTGCGGCTGGGCCGGCGGTTCGACGCGGTGCTGCTGGCCAGCCATCTGATCAACACACCGGACGCGTCGCAACGGCAGGCCTTGCTGGCCACCGCGGCCCATCACGTGCAGGGTCAGGTGTTGATCCAGTGGCACCCGCCGGCCTGGTTCGACCGGGTGGACTCGACTTCGCACCAGGCCGGCCCGGTCACGATCACCGTGCGGGACATCGCCCGCGACGGTAACCTCCTGTCCGCGACCGTGCACTACGACGGGGCCGGCCACCACTGGGAGCACCCGTTCACCGCACTGCGACTGTCCATTGCGGACACCATCGCCGAGTTGGCCGCCGCCGGGCTGCGGTTCGGCGACTGGCTGACCGACGATCAGACATGGTTCACGGCCACGCCGAACCAGCGGTCGAGCGCCTCCGACAAGCCGTCCGCGGTCGAGGACGCCCAGGCCACGTAG
- a CDS encoding TolB family protein: MRRILTVLAVIALAPAGVAHADTATTLVSATVDGGPAVGISGAPSISADGRYVAFSSGANNLVPGDTNRATDIFVRDRQTGTITRVSTDSAGVQGNDDSTSPSISGDGRYVVFSSYASNLVAGDTNKVRDIFLHDMTTGATSRVSVTWLGEQANSDSFHPVISADGQHIAYDSFASNLVWEDTNGVHDVFEFDRDGNRVNLVSIDSNGRQGNGISQLPSISGDGRYVAFSSSASNIALFADTNNADDVFVHDRLSGRTDRISVDVNGVQGDRASRYAAISADGRFVAFTSYATNLVPGDTNGRYDMFVWDRQRFTMTRIDVGPNGQQLSGGTTPDIWPSLSADGRYVAYESGASDIVAGDSNAAWDVFRWDRVTGTTSLVSVGSDGVQGDNYSQQPSLSADGRTVAFMSYASNFVPGTSPYSSNVYVRDLG; this comes from the coding sequence ATGCGGCGCATTCTGACCGTGCTGGCGGTGATCGCGCTGGCCCCGGCCGGCGTCGCTCACGCCGACACCGCAACGACTCTGGTCAGCGCGACCGTCGACGGCGGTCCGGCGGTGGGGATCAGCGGCGCGCCGTCGATCTCGGCCGACGGCCGGTACGTGGCGTTCTCCTCTGGCGCCAACAACCTCGTGCCGGGCGACACCAACCGGGCCACCGACATCTTCGTGCGGGACCGGCAGACCGGGACCATCACGCGGGTCAGCACCGACTCGGCCGGCGTGCAGGGCAACGACGACAGCACTTCGCCGTCGATCTCCGGTGACGGCCGCTATGTGGTGTTCTCCTCGTACGCGTCGAACCTGGTCGCGGGCGACACCAACAAGGTCCGGGACATCTTCCTGCACGACATGACCACCGGTGCGACCAGCCGGGTCAGCGTGACCTGGCTGGGCGAGCAGGCCAACAGCGACAGCTTCCACCCGGTGATCTCGGCCGACGGGCAGCACATCGCCTACGACTCGTTCGCCAGCAACCTGGTCTGGGAGGACACCAACGGCGTGCACGACGTGTTCGAGTTCGACCGGGACGGCAATCGCGTCAACCTGGTCAGCATCGACTCGAACGGCCGGCAGGGCAACGGGATCAGCCAGTTGCCGTCGATCTCCGGCGACGGCCGCTACGTGGCGTTCAGCTCCAGCGCCTCGAACATCGCGCTGTTCGCGGACACCAACAACGCGGACGACGTGTTCGTGCACGACCGGCTGTCCGGACGCACCGACCGGATCAGCGTGGATGTCAACGGGGTGCAGGGCGACCGGGCCAGCCGGTACGCGGCGATCTCGGCCGACGGCCGCTTCGTGGCGTTCACCTCCTACGCCACGAATCTGGTGCCGGGCGACACGAACGGCCGTTACGACATGTTCGTGTGGGACCGGCAGCGCTTCACCATGACCAGGATCGACGTCGGTCCGAACGGCCAGCAGCTGTCCGGCGGCACCACACCGGACATCTGGCCGTCGTTGTCGGCCGACGGCCGGTACGTGGCCTACGAGTCGGGCGCGAGCGACATCGTGGCCGGCGACTCCAACGCCGCGTGGGACGTCTTCCGGTGGGACCGCGTCACCGGCACGACGTCGCTGGTCAGTGTGGGCAGCGATGGGGTGCAGGGCGACAACTACTCCCAGCAGCCGTCATTGAGCGCCGACGGTCGGACCGTCGCGTTCATGTCCTACGCCAGCAACTTCGTGCCCGGGACGAGCCCGTATTCGTCCAATGTGTACGTTCGGGACCTGGGCTGA
- a CDS encoding TolB family protein, producing the protein MRRILTVLAGIALVPAGIAHADTATTLVSGKVDGGPSAGISGAPSISGDGRYVAFSSSADDLVPGDTNQAADVFVRDRRTGAITRVSVDSAGVPGNGPSGPTSISGDGRYVVFASDATNLVAGDTNKASDIFRHDMTTGATTRITVNLFGEQADSDSFHPVISADGQHIAYDSYAGNLVPQDTNGTHDVFEYDVADGHTDRVSVDPYGRQGNGMSYLPSISADGRYVAFSSFASNITLYADTNHADDVFVHDQLFGYTDQVSIDVAGNGGNSASRYGAISADGRYVVFHSYASNLVPGDTNNRDDLFVRDRWRNAVTRIDVGPNGEQLAGGTSPDVWPSMSADGRYIAYESGADGLVPGDYNGVWDIFVHDQVAGRTSLASVAGDGSQGDDHSRRPSLSADGRHVAFTSYAGNFVPGTSPRSSNVYVRDLG; encoded by the coding sequence ATGCGTCGCATCCTGACCGTGCTGGCCGGCATCGCGTTGGTGCCGGCCGGCATTGCCCATGCCGACACCGCAACGACTCTGGTGAGCGGAAAGGTCGACGGTGGTCCGTCGGCGGGGATCAGCGGCGCGCCGTCGATCTCGGGCGACGGGCGCTACGTGGCCTTCAGCTCGTCGGCCGACGACCTCGTGCCGGGCGACACCAACCAGGCCGCCGACGTGTTCGTGCGGGACCGGCGGACCGGCGCGATCACGCGGGTCAGCGTCGACTCCGCCGGTGTGCCGGGCAACGGCCCCAGCGGGCCGACGTCGATCTCCGGCGACGGCCGGTACGTCGTGTTCGCGTCGGACGCGACGAACCTGGTCGCCGGCGACACCAACAAGGCCAGCGACATCTTCCGGCACGACATGACGACCGGTGCCACCACCCGGATCACCGTCAACCTGTTCGGCGAGCAGGCCGACAGCGACAGCTTCCACCCGGTGATCTCGGCCGACGGGCAGCACATCGCCTACGACTCGTATGCCGGCAACCTGGTCCCGCAGGACACCAACGGCACACACGACGTCTTCGAGTACGACGTGGCGGACGGCCACACCGACCGGGTCAGCGTCGACCCGTACGGACGGCAGGGCAACGGGATGAGCTACCTGCCGTCGATCTCCGCGGACGGCCGGTACGTGGCGTTCAGCTCGTTCGCCTCGAACATCACGCTGTACGCCGACACCAACCATGCGGACGACGTGTTCGTACACGACCAGCTGTTCGGCTACACCGACCAGGTCAGCATCGACGTCGCCGGCAACGGGGGCAACAGCGCCAGCCGCTACGGGGCGATCTCGGCCGACGGCCGGTATGTCGTGTTCCACTCGTACGCGTCGAACCTGGTGCCCGGCGACACGAACAACCGCGACGACCTGTTCGTGCGCGACCGGTGGCGCAACGCCGTGACCAGGATCGATGTCGGGCCGAACGGTGAGCAGCTGGCCGGCGGCACCTCGCCGGACGTCTGGCCGTCGATGTCGGCGGACGGCCGGTACATCGCCTACGAGTCCGGCGCGGACGGCCTGGTGCCCGGCGACTACAACGGAGTGTGGGACATCTTCGTGCATGATCAGGTCGCCGGCCGCACGTCCTTGGCCAGCGTGGCCGGCGACGGCAGCCAGGGCGACGACCACTCGCGCCGGCCGTCGCTGTCGGCCGACGGGCGGCACGTAGCGTTCACGTCGTACGCCGGCAATTTCGTGCCGGGGACGAGTCCGCGTTCGTCCAATGTGTACGTCCGAGACCTGGGCTGA
- a CDS encoding TetR family transcriptional regulator: MTGLRERKKRETRLALSRATIALIVARGWDEVSVEDIAAAANVSERTFRNYFTSKAEAVAASHLERALVVADELRSQPADEPFWPAVLAAVRSSLAGAPANTQTAAGPDSDSAGAGSAAGPGSGAGRGSELAGVGSAAGPGSELAGAPSLPRDAAYMERVKLVLTHPSLHAELLRADDIAKDELAVAIAERLGLDRDGDLFPQLAASVVAAGIATAMRFWMLTDPTGSVLDVIDRVFAEIGRGLPAPEGES, encoded by the coding sequence ATGACGGGGCTGCGGGAGCGGAAGAAGCGGGAGACGCGGCTGGCGCTGAGCCGGGCCACGATCGCGCTGATCGTGGCGCGGGGCTGGGACGAGGTGTCCGTCGAGGACATCGCGGCGGCGGCGAACGTGTCGGAGCGGACCTTCCGCAACTACTTCACGAGCAAGGCCGAGGCGGTTGCGGCCAGCCACCTGGAGCGGGCGCTGGTCGTGGCCGACGAGCTGCGGTCGCAGCCGGCTGACGAGCCGTTCTGGCCGGCGGTGCTGGCGGCGGTGCGGTCGAGCCTCGCCGGGGCGCCGGCAAATACGCAAACGGCGGCCGGGCCGGATTCGGACTCGGCCGGTGCGGGATCGGCGGCCGGGCCGGGATCGGGGGCCGGGCGGGGTTCGGAGTTGGCCGGCGTGGGATCGGCGGCTGGGCCGGGATCGGAGTTGGCCGGAGCGCCGTCCTTGCCGCGCGATGCGGCGTACATGGAGCGGGTCAAGCTCGTGCTGACGCATCCCTCGCTGCACGCCGAACTGCTGCGCGCCGACGACATCGCCAAGGACGAGCTGGCGGTGGCGATTGCCGAACGGCTCGGCCTCGACCGCGACGGCGACCTGTTTCCGCAGCTCGCGGCCTCGGTGGTGGCGGCGGGCATCGCCACGGCCATGCGGTTCTGGATGCTCACCGATCCGACCGGATCGGTGCTCGACGTGATCGACCGGGTGTTTGCCGAAATCGGGCGCGGACTGCCCGCGCCGGAGGGGGAATCGTGA
- a CDS encoding ABC transporter permease produces MITVELRKLVLRPRIWTNILLLCLLPIIVGVFLKTADFAPPPGQGGAFLSAVRGNGLLFPAAALALVLPIFLPLSVAVVAGDSIAGEAVGGTLRYLLIRPVGRSRLLVAKIIALLAFVLLAIACVVISSLIVGVILFGTGTSATGGAAAGAATSLSGVSLTQGQLAARLLYSIGYIVVAMIGFGAIGLFLSTLTSSSLGAALGALSILITSAVLQTLDAAAAVKPYLPTNYWLSWIDFFRDPVFWDSIDKGLLLQAGYVVVFLGAAWANLATKDVTS; encoded by the coding sequence GTGATCACCGTTGAGCTCCGCAAACTCGTGCTGCGGCCCCGGATCTGGACCAACATCCTGCTGCTGTGCCTGCTGCCGATCATCGTCGGCGTGTTCCTCAAGACCGCCGACTTCGCGCCGCCGCCGGGGCAGGGTGGGGCGTTCCTGTCGGCGGTGCGGGGCAACGGACTGCTGTTCCCGGCGGCGGCGCTGGCGCTGGTGCTGCCGATCTTCCTGCCGCTGTCGGTGGCGGTGGTGGCGGGCGACTCGATCGCCGGCGAAGCGGTCGGCGGCACGTTGCGCTACCTGCTGATCCGACCGGTCGGCCGGTCACGGCTGCTGGTGGCGAAGATCATCGCGCTGCTGGCGTTCGTGCTGCTGGCGATCGCCTGCGTGGTGATCAGCTCACTGATCGTCGGCGTGATCCTGTTCGGCACGGGCACCAGTGCGACCGGCGGCGCGGCGGCCGGTGCGGCGACGTCGCTGTCGGGGGTTTCGCTTACGCAGGGCCAACTTGCCGCCCGGCTGTTGTACTCGATCGGCTACATCGTGGTGGCCATGATCGGCTTCGGCGCGATCGGCCTGTTCCTGTCCACGCTGACCAGCTCGTCGCTGGGCGCGGCGCTGGGGGCGTTGTCGATCCTGATCACCAGCGCGGTGTTGCAGACGCTGGACGCGGCGGCCGCGGTCAAGCCCTACCTGCCGACGAACTACTGGCTGTCGTGGATCGACTTCTTCCGCGACCCCGTCTTCTGGGACTCCATCGACAAGGGCCTGCTGCTCCAGGCCGGCTACGTCGTGGTCTTCCTCGGCGCGGCCTGGGCCAACCTCGCCACCAAGGACGTGACGTCCTGA